ATCAAGGACTAACGGCTGGCGTCACAGACAAAAAAGGGCGCCTCGGCGCCCTTTTCAATCGGTCGATACTGCTCCCTATCGGCTGACCGCCAGTTCTTTCTGGATCGCCTGGATATTTCGCTCATGCTGGCCGACGCGCTCGCGATAGCCAGACAGGCGGTCGCTTGGCGTACGGGCCACTTCCTGGTCGGCCAGTTCCTTCCTGGCCTGCTCGAGGTTGCGCTGTTCGCCGGCCAGTTCCTGCTCAAGGATATGGCGGCGGTCACCGTCACGCGCCTTCTGGGTATCTTCCTGAACACGCGGGAAGCCCGCCTGGGTCGGATTCGCCGCAGCGCCGGGTGCCCGGGCACGGGCAGGCGCGGGTGCGGGTGCGGAACCTTCCGGGCTGGAGGAAATGACCTTGCAGTTCTTTTCCAGCCGCGTACTCGAGTAGGTCGTGCTGCCGCTGGCGTCAACGCACTTATAGATGGACTGGGCCGAGGCCGAGAGCGGCAACAAGGCGATAAGCAAGGCAAGCGAGCAGCGTGTCATCAGCATCATTCCTGTCAATTTTCTGAGTGTATCGGACTTAACGTCCGAGCCTGAAAAAAGTGCACAAAAAAAGGGCGGGAAATACCCGCCCTTCTTCAAGATCCGGCTGATTAGCAGGAGTAGTACAGATCGAACTCGACCGGGTGGGTCGTCATGCGAACGCGATTCACTTCGTCCATCTTCAGGGTGATGTAGGCATCGATCCAGTCGTTGGAGAAGACACCGCCACGGGTCAGGAACTCGTGGTCAGCTTCCAGAGCGGCCAGGGCTTCCTCGAGGGAGGCGCAGACGGTCGGGATGGCTGCATCTTCTTCCGGCGGCAGGTCGTACAGGTTCTTGGAAGCCGGATCGCCCGGGTGAATCTTGTTCTGGATACCATCCAGGCCGGCCATCAGCAGCGCGGCGAAGCACAGGTACGGGTTGGCGATCGGATCCGGGAAACGGGTCTCGATACGACGAGCCTTGGTCGAGGCAACGTACGGAATGCGGATGGAAGCAGAACGGTTCTTGGCCGAGTAAGCCAGCTTGACCGGGGCTTCGTAATGCGGGACCAGACGCTTGTACGAGTTGGTACCCGGGTTGGTGATGGCGTTCAGGGCCTTGGCGTGCTTGATGATGCCGCCGATGTAGAAGAGAGCCAGTTCAGACAGACCGGCATAGCCGTCGCCGGCGAACAGGTTCT
The DNA window shown above is from Dechloromonas sp. HYN0024 and carries:
- a CDS encoding DUF4124 domain-containing protein, with the translated sequence MTRCSLALLIALLPLSASAQSIYKCVDASGSTTYSSTRLEKNCKVISSSPEGSAPAPAPARARAPGAAANPTQAGFPRVQEDTQKARDGDRRHILEQELAGEQRNLEQARKELADQEVARTPSDRLSGYRERVGQHERNIQAIQKELAVSR